The following is a genomic window from Sulfurihydrogenibium sp..
TACAGCCAAAAAGATTAAAGTGCTTGTTTTAGCATCAAAAGGTGAGTTTGGATCACCTACACTATTTTTTGAGCTGGAAGCTACATCGTGAATAAGTTCTGGAGCCACAGTTTTTGCATACTGTATTGCTTTTGGTATCTTTTCTTCACCGCCTAATTTTTTTGCCATAAGTCCTAAGATTTCGTCAACGGTTGGCTTTTGCATTTTCTTTCCTCCTTTTATTAAAG
Proteins encoded in this region:
- a CDS encoding carboxymuconolactone decarboxylase family protein, which produces MQKPTVDEILGLMAKKLGGEEKIPKAIQYAKTVAPELIHDVASSSKNSVGDPNSPFDAKTSTLIFLAVALAMKDTECIKTQLNAALNMGATKEELIAIIKIVKHAAHSSVIGYAEPILEALSK